A single window of Homalodisca vitripennis isolate AUS2020 unplaced genomic scaffold, UT_GWSS_2.1 ScUCBcl_792;HRSCAF=3518, whole genome shotgun sequence DNA harbors:
- the LOC124371019 gene encoding uncharacterized protein LOC124371019 isoform X2, protein MFAFPDGQSGDGPPGKRDVSFDGQSGDGPPGKRDVSFDGQSGDGPPGKRDVSFEIVNDEGRLVHGEDCLHPSLCRRR, encoded by the exons ATGTTCGCTTTTCCAGATGGCCAATCAGGAGACGGGCCGCCTGGTAAAAGAGATGTGAGTTTTG ATGGGCAATCAGGAGACGGGCCGCCTGGTAAAAGAGATGTGAGTTTTG ATGGGCAATCAGGAGACGGGCCGCCTGGTAAAAGAGATGTGAGTTTTG AAATAGTTAACGACGAGGGCAGACTGGTGCACGGAGAAGATTGTTTGCATCCGTCATTGTGTAGAAGACGTTAG
- the LOC124371019 gene encoding uncharacterized protein LOC124371019 isoform X1 — translation MMSSVVLFVSLCMVLMEVITSSQLKAKDNEMFAFLDGQSGDGPPGKRDVSFDGQSGDGPPGKRDVSFDGQSGDGPPGKRDVSFEIVNDEGRLVHGEDCLHPSLCRRR, via the exons ATGATGTCGTCTGTAGTGCTATTCGTGAGTCTCTGCATGGTCCTGATGGAGGTTATCACATCATCACAACTAAAAGCTAAGGATAATGAAATGTTCGCCTTCCTAGATGGACAATCAGGAGACGGGCCGCCTGGTAAACGAGATGTGAGTTTTG ATGGGCAATCAGGAGACGGGCCGCCTGGTAAAAGAGATGTGAGTTTTG ATGGGCAATCAGGAGACGGGCCGCCTGGTAAAAGAGATGTGAGTTTTG AAATAGTTAACGACGAGGGCAGACTGGTGCACGGAGAAGATTGTTTGCATCCGTCATTGTGTAGAAGACGTTAG